A genomic window from Gemmatimonadaceae bacterium includes:
- the msrP gene encoding protein-methionine-sulfoxide reductase catalytic subunit MsrP, whose translation MPTPKLPSSEITPEAWYLDRRKFLVAAGVAGAGLAGAASLRAATQGQQAPEARGTPYGLQPNDAPTPYADVTGYNNFYEFGTGKEDPAKNARNFRSRPWTVKVDGLCDRPGDYALEDFLRPSAVEDRIYRMRCVEAWSMVIPWRGIPLKDVIDRAQPRASAKFVEFTTLLDPARMPGQRFPILDWPYKEGLRLDEARHPLTLLATGVYGRDLPNQNGAPLRLVVPWKYGFKGIKSIVRMRFVEQMPVSSWTQSAPHEYGFYANVNPQVDHPRWSQATERRIGEFRRRPTLPFNGYADDVASLYSGMDLRRNY comes from the coding sequence ATGCCTACGCCCAAGCTCCCCTCCAGCGAGATCACCCCGGAAGCCTGGTATCTCGACCGCCGCAAGTTCCTCGTGGCCGCCGGCGTGGCGGGTGCGGGGCTGGCCGGTGCCGCGTCGCTGCGCGCGGCGACCCAGGGCCAGCAGGCACCCGAGGCGCGCGGCACGCCGTACGGCCTGCAGCCGAACGACGCGCCGACGCCCTACGCCGACGTCACCGGCTACAACAACTTCTACGAGTTCGGGACCGGCAAGGAGGACCCCGCGAAGAACGCGCGGAACTTCCGCTCGCGTCCCTGGACGGTGAAGGTCGACGGCCTCTGCGACCGACCCGGCGATTACGCGCTCGAGGACTTCCTGCGCCCCTCGGCGGTGGAGGACCGCATCTACCGGATGCGCTGCGTCGAGGCCTGGAGTATGGTGATCCCCTGGCGCGGCATCCCGCTCAAGGACGTGATCGACCGCGCGCAGCCGCGGGCGTCGGCCAAGTTCGTGGAGTTCACGACGCTGCTCGATCCGGCGCGGATGCCGGGGCAGCGCTTCCCGATCCTCGACTGGCCGTACAAGGAAGGCCTGCGCCTCGACGAAGCGCGGCATCCCCTCACGCTGCTCGCCACCGGCGTCTACGGCCGCGACCTGCCCAACCAGAACGGCGCGCCGCTGCGCCTCGTGGTGCCGTGGAAGTACGGCTTCAAGGGCATCAAGAGCATCGTGCGGATGCGCTTCGTGGAGCAGATGCCGGTGTCGTCGTGGACGCAGTCGGCGCCCCACGAGTACGGCTTCTACGCCAACGTGAATCCGCAGGTGGATCACCCGCGCTGGAGCCAGGCGACCGAGCGGCGCATCGGCGAGTTCCGCCGCCGTCCGACGCTGCCGTTCAACGGCTACGCCGACGACGTCGCGTCGCTCTATTCGGGGATGGACCTCCGCCGGAACTACTGA
- a CDS encoding DNA-3-methyladenine glycosylase 2 family protein — MPPRHAKAIAHLTAADPVLGRWIAEAGPCSLSRERSGTHFGALARSIIYQQLSGKAAATIHGRFCALFDDEEPDPRVTLKLPLPKLRAVGLSERKAEYLRGLAEDVHRDRLPLARIESMPDDEVIAALTQVRGIGEWTAQMFLMFRLGRPDVLPTLDLGVQTAIRRLYGLRKHPAPRRVATIGAKWAPYRTVASWYLWRVVDDPPQ; from the coding sequence ATGCCACCTCGCCACGCGAAGGCCATCGCCCACCTCACGGCCGCAGACCCGGTGCTTGGGCGCTGGATTGCCGAAGCCGGCCCCTGCTCCCTCAGCCGCGAGCGCAGCGGGACCCATTTCGGGGCGCTGGCGCGTTCCATCATCTACCAGCAGCTCAGCGGCAAGGCGGCCGCGACGATTCACGGCCGGTTCTGTGCGTTGTTCGACGACGAAGAGCCCGACCCGCGCGTGACGCTCAAGCTGCCGCTGCCCAAGTTGCGGGCGGTGGGCTTGTCGGAACGCAAGGCCGAGTACCTGCGCGGCCTCGCCGAGGACGTGCACCGCGACCGCCTGCCGCTGGCGCGCATCGAGTCGATGCCAGACGACGAGGTCATCGCGGCGTTGACGCAGGTGCGCGGCATCGGGGAATGGACCGCGCAGATGTTCTTGATGTTCCGGCTCGGGCGTCCCGACGTCCTGCCTACGTTGGACCTTGGCGTGCAGACCGCGATCCGGCGGCTGTACGGATTGCGCAAACATCCTGCGCCCCGCCGCGTCGCGACCATCGGTGCGAAGTGGGCGCCTTATCGAACGGTGGCGTCGTGGTACCTGTGGAGAGTGGTGGACGATCCGCCGCAGTGA
- a CDS encoding sigma-54-dependent Fis family transcriptional regulator, producing MATILYVDDEPAVGQLLGHMIGQVGHHAVGASSVHEALQVLARESVDLVISDHQMPGLTGLDLLDLMKSEGYDIPLIMLTGYATIEHAVTAIKAGALDYITKPVDIAQLEIAVEQALTVQRLKRENAALRDEVTALRQQQQILGDSPAIQKALAEVAMAAPTRASVLLLGESGTGKELFARAIHEQSDRRNQPFIKINCAAIPEGLIESALFGHEKGAFTGAIKRTEGAFERAHRGTLLLDEIGEMRLDLQAKLLRVIQEGEFERVGGETPMKVDVRIIATSNRELAVDAAEGRFRQDLYFRLAVVPIVIPPLRERAGDIPLLAMRFAMRAAEEYKKDVRGIAPDAMDWLRQQSWPGNVRELQHLVERAVVLSRETTLSLRAFTGTGRSTSITPVRTAADEGAVVLHTLNVAEAERRLIETALARTGGNRTHAAELLGISLRTLRSRLNTPNP from the coding sequence ATGGCCACCATCCTCTACGTCGACGACGAGCCCGCAGTCGGTCAGCTGCTCGGGCATATGATCGGCCAGGTGGGACACCACGCCGTCGGCGCAAGCTCCGTGCACGAGGCCCTGCAGGTGCTCGCCCGCGAGAGCGTCGACTTGGTGATCTCCGATCACCAGATGCCCGGCCTCACCGGGCTGGACCTGCTCGACTTGATGAAGTCCGAGGGCTACGACATCCCGCTGATTATGCTCACGGGCTACGCGACCATCGAGCACGCCGTCACCGCGATCAAGGCCGGTGCCCTCGACTACATCACGAAGCCCGTGGACATCGCGCAGCTGGAGATCGCGGTGGAGCAGGCGCTCACGGTACAGCGGCTCAAGCGCGAGAACGCCGCCCTGCGCGACGAAGTCACGGCGCTGCGGCAGCAGCAACAGATCCTCGGCGATTCGCCGGCCATCCAGAAGGCGCTGGCCGAGGTCGCGATGGCGGCCCCCACCCGCGCCAGCGTCCTGCTACTCGGCGAAAGCGGCACCGGCAAGGAGCTGTTCGCGCGCGCCATCCACGAGCAGAGCGACCGCCGCAACCAGCCGTTCATCAAGATCAACTGCGCGGCAATTCCCGAGGGCTTGATCGAGAGCGCGCTCTTCGGTCACGAGAAGGGCGCGTTCACCGGCGCCATCAAGCGCACGGAGGGCGCATTCGAGCGCGCGCACCGCGGCACGCTGCTGCTCGACGAGATCGGCGAGATGCGCCTCGACCTGCAGGCCAAGTTGCTGCGCGTCATCCAGGAAGGGGAGTTCGAGCGCGTCGGCGGCGAGACGCCGATGAAGGTCGACGTCCGCATCATCGCGACGTCGAATCGCGAGTTGGCCGTCGATGCCGCAGAGGGACGCTTCCGCCAGGACCTGTACTTCCGGCTCGCCGTCGTGCCGATTGTCATCCCGCCGCTGCGCGAGCGCGCGGGCGACATTCCGCTGCTGGCGATGCGCTTCGCGATGCGGGCAGCGGAGGAGTACAAGAAGGACGTGCGAGGCATCGCCCCCGATGCGATGGACTGGTTGCGCCAGCAATCGTGGCCGGGCAACGTGCGCGAACTCCAGCACCTAGTCGAGCGAGCGGTGGTGCTCTCGCGCGAGACCACGCTCTCGCTGCGCGCCTTTACCGGCACCGGCCGTTCCACGTCGATCACACCCGTGCGCACCGCCGCCGACGAAGGCGCCGTCGTGCTGCACACGCTGAACGTGGCCGAGGCCGAGCGACGGCTCATCGAGACGGCCCTCGCGCGCACCGGCGGCAACCGCACCCACGCTGCGGAACTGCTCGGAATCTCGCTGCGAACGCTGCGCTCGCGGCTCAACACGCCGAACCCGTAG
- a CDS encoding sulfoxide reductase heme-binding subunit YedZ: MRALGGIERAPRGFGPLLVVAAALPALWFAWALYSDFARGTRHLGTDPIKAAEHAYGLWTLRLLLLTLAVTPLRRLTGWNWLAKHRRTLGLYAFAYGVLHLLVWAIIDVQVIIDDLVGWDEVMTDLFKRPFITIGMLALLLMLPLALTSTQEMIRRLGRRWQSLHRLVYVVAVLGLVHFWMAVKLDWREPAVYAAILALLLGWRLVARRRAATTA, from the coding sequence GTGCGCGCGCTCGGTGGCATCGAACGTGCGCCGCGGGGGTTCGGGCCGCTGCTGGTCGTCGCGGCCGCGCTGCCGGCGCTGTGGTTCGCCTGGGCGCTCTATTCCGACTTCGCGCGCGGTACGCGCCATCTGGGCACCGATCCCATCAAGGCCGCCGAGCACGCCTACGGGCTGTGGACCTTGCGCCTGCTGCTGCTGACGCTGGCCGTCACGCCGTTGCGGCGCCTCACCGGTTGGAACTGGCTCGCGAAGCACCGGCGCACGCTCGGGCTCTATGCCTTCGCCTACGGCGTGCTGCACCTGCTGGTCTGGGCCATCATCGACGTGCAGGTGATCATCGACGACCTCGTCGGCTGGGACGAGGTGATGACGGATCTCTTCAAACGGCCGTTCATCACCATCGGGATGCTCGCGCTGCTGCTGATGCTTCCGCTGGCGCTGACGAGCACGCAGGAAATGATCCGCCGGCTCGGGCGCCGCTGGCAGTCGCTGCATCGCCTCGTGTACGTCGTGGCCGTCCTCGGCTTGGTGCACTTCTGGATGGCGGTGAAGCTCGATTGGCGCGAGCCCGCAGTGTACGCGGCGATCCTCGCGTTGTTACTGGGCTGGCGCCTCGTGGCGCGCCGCCGCGCCGCCACGACTGCGTAG
- a CDS encoding TIGR01777 family oxidoreductase produces MSGDLRGTLVQLRSEMPVSAEALFAWHERPGAFERLTPGFMPAQVVSRSGGITDGSRVTLRVPVGPVSTTWEIEHVGYVVGREFRDVQRRGPFAHWEHIHRMEPLADGQSVLDDCITYTLPLPPFGDVMAGWFTRERLARLLRWRHALTRLDLERHAAFASRGPLRIAITGASGFLGGALAAFFSTGGHRVVRVGRGAESDLRWDPARGTIDAAALEGCDAVIHLAGASVAERWTTEQRRAIRGSRVQSTQLIAKSIAGLSRKPAVLLSGSAVGIYGSRGDEPLDESSTLGDDFLADVGREWEGATAAAADAGVRVAHLRTGIVLNPGGGALAKMVTPFLAGVGGPLGNGRQWMSWISREDWIGAVQHALFTESVRGAVNLVGPEPVTAATFAATLARVLGRPNLLPVPALALTTLFGEMARGTILASQRALPRALEGSGFRFAHPSLATALRFELGLM; encoded by the coding sequence GTGAGCGGCGACCTGCGGGGAACGCTGGTGCAACTGCGCTCCGAGATGCCGGTGAGCGCGGAGGCGCTGTTCGCGTGGCACGAGCGCCCCGGCGCCTTCGAGCGCCTCACGCCGGGCTTTATGCCGGCGCAGGTGGTCTCGCGCAGCGGCGGCATCACCGACGGCTCGCGCGTCACGCTCCGCGTGCCGGTGGGTCCCGTATCGACGACCTGGGAGATAGAGCACGTCGGCTACGTGGTGGGACGCGAGTTCCGCGACGTGCAGCGCCGCGGGCCGTTCGCGCACTGGGAGCACATCCACCGGATGGAGCCGCTGGCCGACGGCCAGAGCGTGCTCGACGACTGCATCACCTATACCTTGCCGTTGCCGCCGTTCGGCGACGTGATGGCGGGATGGTTCACGCGTGAGCGGCTCGCTCGGCTACTCCGCTGGCGGCACGCACTCACGCGACTCGACCTCGAGCGTCACGCGGCGTTCGCGTCACGCGGCCCGCTGCGCATCGCGATCACCGGGGCCAGCGGATTCCTCGGGGGCGCGTTGGCGGCTTTCTTCTCCACGGGCGGGCATCGCGTCGTGCGTGTCGGGCGCGGCGCCGAGAGCGACCTGCGCTGGGATCCTGCGCGCGGAACCATCGACGCCGCGGCGCTTGAGGGCTGCGATGCGGTGATTCACCTTGCCGGCGCGTCCGTGGCCGAGCGCTGGACCACGGAGCAGCGTCGTGCCATCCGCGGGAGCCGCGTGCAGTCCACGCAGCTCATTGCCAAGTCCATCGCCGGTCTCTCGCGCAAACCCGCTGTGCTGCTAAGCGGCAGCGCGGTGGGCATCTACGGCAGCCGTGGCGACGAGCCGCTCGACGAATCCTCCACGCTCGGCGACGACTTCCTCGCCGACGTGGGCCGGGAGTGGGAGGGCGCGACGGCGGCCGCGGCCGATGCGGGCGTGCGCGTCGCGCACCTGCGTACGGGCATCGTGCTCAACCCCGGCGGTGGCGCGTTGGCCAAGATGGTCACGCCGTTCCTGGCTGGTGTGGGTGGTCCGCTCGGCAACGGACGGCAGTGGATGAGCTGGATCAGCCGCGAGGACTGGATCGGCGCCGTGCAGCACGCGCTGTTCACCGAGTCTGTGCGGGGTGCGGTGAACCTCGTGGGACCGGAGCCGGTGACCGCGGCGACGTTCGCGGCGACGTTGGCGCGCGTGCTGGGCCGGCCCAACCTGTTGCCCGTGCCGGCGCTGGCCCTCACGACGCTGTTCGGTGAGATGGCGCGCGGGACGATTCTCGCGAGCCAGCGGGCGTTGCCGCGTGCGCTCGAGGGAAGCGGGTTCCGGTTCGCGCATCCGTCCCTGGCGACGGCGCTGCGGTTTGAGCTGGGGCTGATGTAA
- a CDS encoding VOC family protein, with protein MASAGWFTPMLHAMDLARSIRFYETLGFELIDTDRCEPLGWARMHCQGGALMLLRAECPPDVEKQGVLFYMYADDLPPYRERLIAAGLEVGEIEYPDHGPSGEVHLRDPDGYFIGIAHWGEKEHTEWLKRIGRESV; from the coding sequence ATGGCCTCCGCCGGCTGGTTCACTCCGATGCTGCACGCGATGGACCTCGCGCGCTCGATCCGCTTCTACGAGACGCTCGGCTTCGAGCTGATCGACACGGACCGCTGCGAACCGTTGGGCTGGGCGCGGATGCACTGCCAGGGCGGCGCCCTGATGCTGCTGCGCGCCGAATGCCCGCCGGACGTCGAGAAGCAGGGCGTGCTGTTCTATATGTACGCCGACGACCTGCCGCCGTACCGTGAGCGCCTGATCGCTGCCGGGCTCGAGGTCGGTGAGATCGAATACCCGGACCACGGCCCCAGCGGCGAGGTCCATCTTCGAGACCCCGACGGCTACTTCATCGGCATCGCCCACTGGGGCGAGAAGGAACACACGGAGTGGCTGAAGCGCATCGGACGGGAGTCCGTGTAG
- a CDS encoding DNA adenine methylase, which translates to MIKYLGSKRRLVPRIVALAQAIPGARRALDLFTGTTRVAQGLKRAGLHVTANDLASYSEVLAQAYIQADARTLRHDALAAMLEELNALPGVRGYFTRTFCEDARYVQPANGMRVDAIRTRIETITDDATERAVLLTALLEATDRVDSTTGLQMAYLKEWSARSHRPLRLRMPNLLPGAGVALRRDATQAVRGGRYDVAYLDPPYNQHSYYRNYHVWETLVRGDAPPTYGIANKREDCRRTRSAFNLRGEAAAALQAVIDGVEARHVILSFSDEGFHPLPGIHAMLSARFGDVAGLPVPSKRYVGAKIGIFSRSGELVGAPGHLTNTEWLFVAGPDAEGIVAAAAEQPLAEVA; encoded by the coding sequence GTGATCAAGTACCTGGGCTCAAAGCGGCGGCTGGTGCCGCGGATCGTCGCGCTGGCGCAGGCGATTCCGGGGGCGCGCCGCGCACTGGATCTGTTCACGGGCACGACGCGGGTGGCCCAAGGCCTCAAGCGCGCCGGCCTGCACGTCACCGCCAACGACCTCGCCAGCTATAGCGAGGTCCTGGCGCAGGCGTACATCCAGGCCGACGCCCGGACGCTGCGGCACGATGCCCTCGCGGCGATGCTGGAGGAGCTGAACGCGCTGCCCGGCGTCCGCGGCTACTTCACGCGCACGTTCTGCGAAGACGCCCGTTATGTGCAGCCGGCCAACGGGATGCGCGTGGATGCCATCCGTACACGCATCGAGACGATTACCGACGACGCCACCGAACGCGCCGTCCTGCTCACGGCGCTGCTCGAGGCCACCGACCGCGTGGATTCCACTACCGGTCTGCAGATGGCCTATCTCAAGGAATGGTCCGCGCGCAGCCATCGTCCGTTGCGACTGCGGATGCCGAACCTGCTACCCGGCGCCGGTGTGGCATTGCGCAGGGATGCCACGCAAGCGGTGCGCGGCGGGCGCTACGACGTGGCCTATCTCGACCCGCCGTACAATCAGCACTCGTACTATCGCAACTATCACGTGTGGGAGACGTTGGTGCGCGGCGACGCGCCGCCGACGTACGGCATCGCCAACAAGCGCGAGGACTGCCGCCGCACGCGCAGTGCATTCAACCTGCGCGGCGAGGCCGCCGCGGCGCTCCAGGCGGTCATCGACGGCGTCGAGGCGCGGCACGTGATCCTCTCGTTCTCCGACGAAGGCTTCCATCCGCTGCCTGGCATTCACGCGATGCTCTCGGCGCGCTTCGGCGACGTGGCGGGCCTGCCCGTGCCCTCCAAGCGCTACGTCGGCGCGAAGATCGGGATCTTCTCGCGCAGCGGTGAGCTGGTCGGCGCGCCGGGCCATCTCACGAACACGGAATGGCTGTTCGTCGCCGGCCCGGACGCCGAGGGCATCGTGGCAGCAGCGGCTGAGCAGCCGCTGGCGGAGGTGGCCTAG
- a CDS encoding sigma-70 family RNA polymerase sigma factor, with amino-acid sequence MTLTRDELVQRHIGLVHYLARRLHSTLADEAELDELVSAGMIGLLHAAESFEAARGLAFSTYAAARVRGAMLDELRRVDPLSRTARERARRLDRVRDRLAQSLHRHPSAAELAAALGVDPSDLHAWEQEVRLGSHISLDAPMDATTEETPARRDRTPTAEFDIDLELDRERERERIRDALHSLDRNSLEVLLLSFFEGRTLKEIAPQLGVTESGASRIRTRALRELKRRLRDPIVA; translated from the coding sequence ATGACACTGACCCGCGACGAACTGGTGCAGCGCCATATCGGGCTCGTGCACTATCTCGCCCGTCGCCTGCACAGCACACTCGCTGACGAAGCTGAGCTCGACGAACTGGTGAGCGCCGGAATGATCGGCTTGCTCCACGCCGCCGAGTCCTTCGAGGCGGCGCGTGGTTTGGCGTTCAGCACCTACGCCGCCGCACGCGTGCGCGGTGCGATGCTCGACGAGCTCCGTCGCGTCGATCCCCTCTCGCGTACCGCGCGCGAGCGCGCACGGCGCCTTGACCGCGTGCGCGACCGCCTTGCACAGTCACTGCACCGGCACCCGTCCGCCGCTGAGCTCGCTGCGGCGCTCGGTGTGGACCCTTCCGACCTGCACGCCTGGGAACAGGAAGTGCGCCTCGGATCCCACATCAGCCTCGACGCCCCAATGGACGCCACCACCGAAGAGACGCCCGCCCGACGCGACCGCACGCCCACGGCGGAGTTTGATATCGACCTCGAACTCGACCGCGAGCGCGAGCGCGAGCGCATCCGGGATGCGCTGCACTCGCTTGACCGCAACTCGCTGGAAGTGCTGCTGCTCTCTTTCTTTGAGGGCCGCACGCTCAAGGAAATCGCCCCGCAACTCGGCGTCACGGAATCCGGGGCGAGCCGGATTCGCACGCGCGCACTGCGCGAGCTCAAGCGTCGCCTGCGGGACCCCATCGTGGCGTAG